One bacterium genomic region harbors:
- a CDS encoding outer membrane beta-barrel domain-containing protein: protein MKNLKPQFILFFCSVCFFGIQHSFAQSFLDPETYAIQNRKYHMKNEFFFAASYLPIDAFEKGFGANFSYVYHFNDAFALELPQFTWIANQNTGLQNDLQLLFGLEATDRDSKNYVITSNIIFKPVYRKMLFFNRKIMHGESYVLLGGGFFNFDSGFKPTADLGFGLRLYLNQKLSIKTELRNYFIFDDLNPKNEPSIVVGLSFNRGGNGQKK, encoded by the coding sequence ATGAAAAATTTAAAGCCTCAGTTTATTTTATTCTTTTGCTCGGTTTGTTTTTTTGGCATTCAACACTCTTTTGCACAAAGTTTTCTTGACCCAGAAACTTATGCCATCCAAAACAGAAAATACCACATGAAAAATGAATTTTTCTTTGCGGCTTCATACCTACCCATTGATGCCTTTGAAAAAGGCTTTGGTGCCAACTTCTCTTATGTTTATCACTTTAATGATGCTTTTGCTCTTGAGCTGCCTCAGTTTACCTGGATTGCCAACCAAAATACCGGTCTACAAAATGACTTACAATTGCTTTTTGGCTTGGAAGCCACTGATAGAGACTCTAAAAACTATGTCATCACCAGTAATATTATTTTTAAGCCCGTTTATAGAAAAATGCTGTTTTTCAATAGAAAAATTATGCATGGTGAAAGCTATGTCCTTTTAGGGGGCGGTTTTTTTAATTTTGATAGTGGTTTCAAACCAACGGCTGACCTTGGTTTTGGTTTAAGGCTGTACTTAAACCAAAAACTCTCTATTAAGACTGAACTTCGCAATTACTTTATTTTTGATGATTTAAACCCAAAAAATGAGCCCAGTATTGTTGTAGGTTTAAGCTTTAATCGCGGCGGGAATGGACAAAAAAAATAA